A window from Rhizosphaericola mali encodes these proteins:
- a CDS encoding LytR/AlgR family response regulator transcription factor: MNVLIIEDEQPTAALLKEIVETELDFLVVKILDSIVDAVSYLARHQQNMDVIFMDIQLTDGYSFEIFKNVDIYVPVIFCTAYDDFTLKAIQNNGIDYILKPFEDAAIIHSLHKYKKMVDGIRSKNALQFQLPQTGKTQYQQSFLVQQREKSVVIPNDQIAHFSLEMETVYLYTFKSERFPVYKNMDYIESAIDPKLYFRINRQMIVHRNNVLSIEPFFNRKVFLHLHIQSNEKPIVSRLKVTAFKDWVEMG; this comes from the coding sequence ATGAATGTATTAATCATAGAGGATGAGCAGCCGACGGCAGCATTACTCAAAGAAATAGTGGAAACAGAACTTGATTTTCTCGTGGTGAAAATACTGGATTCCATCGTTGATGCGGTGTCTTACCTTGCTCGGCACCAGCAAAATATGGATGTGATATTTATGGACATCCAATTGACGGACGGTTATAGTTTTGAAATATTTAAAAATGTAGACATCTATGTTCCGGTGATTTTCTGCACGGCTTATGATGATTTTACCCTGAAAGCCATTCAGAACAACGGTATCGACTACATCCTGAAACCCTTTGAGGATGCTGCGATTATCCATTCGCTGCACAAATACAAAAAAATGGTGGATGGTATCCGCAGCAAAAACGCACTACAGTTCCAACTCCCTCAAACTGGAAAAACACAATACCAACAAAGCTTTCTGGTACAACAAAGAGAAAAAAGTGTGGTTATTCCCAACGATCAAATTGCCCATTTTTCTTTGGAAATGGAAACAGTTTATTTATATACTTTCAAAAGTGAACGCTTCCCTGTTTATAAAAATATGGATTATATCGAATCCGCAATTGATCCCAAATTATATTTCCGTATCAACCGGCAAATGATTGTCCATCGAAACAACGTGTTGTCTATAGAGCCTTTTTTCAACAGAAAGGTTTTCTTGCATTTACACATTCAGTCCAATGAAAAACCAATCGTCAGTCGACTAAAAGTAACAGCATTCAAGGATTGGGTGGAAATGGGATAA
- a CDS encoding alpha/beta fold hydrolase produces the protein MNYENLKLDKKDPKVVKAYAVEKELFDFYGIINKDHFVTLPTLNLKVRISEFGEGKPIVIVPGNTGDVFVQTSLIAALKGRKIFAINRPGGGLSEGMDHNLVDIRQFAFESLDYILNALNLTNVDVVAHSMGAHWSTLLAMEKSGRVKRLVLLGNPGNIMGGKPPLPIRLLAIPIFSNIVMKLMLPQKPKSTLRVLTIMGHSKEFVNTLPNQLRNAYFAFDHLPHYKISFASLLQNMIPPIVETELKKLHQPTALILGTNDNFLSQENGRKIVAVIPNGTFYSIENSGHLPWLENLQKVADIILNFLA, from the coding sequence ATGAATTATGAAAATTTAAAACTTGATAAAAAAGATCCAAAAGTTGTAAAGGCATATGCTGTAGAAAAAGAGCTTTTCGATTTTTATGGAATTATCAATAAAGATCATTTCGTAACGCTACCAACTCTTAATTTGAAAGTTAGAATTTCAGAATTTGGCGAGGGGAAACCAATCGTTATTGTACCCGGAAATACAGGTGATGTTTTTGTACAGACTTCATTGATAGCGGCATTAAAGGGAAGAAAAATATTCGCCATCAATCGACCTGGCGGTGGTTTGAGTGAAGGTATGGATCATAATTTAGTAGACATCAGGCAGTTTGCCTTTGAATCATTGGACTACATATTGAACGCATTAAATTTGACAAATGTGGATGTCGTTGCTCATTCCATGGGAGCACATTGGAGTACTTTATTGGCAATGGAAAAATCAGGTCGAGTAAAACGTTTGGTATTGTTGGGAAATCCTGGCAATATAATGGGTGGTAAACCACCATTGCCTATTCGATTATTAGCAATACCAATATTTAGCAACATAGTCATGAAATTAATGCTTCCTCAAAAACCTAAAAGTACTTTACGAGTGCTCACTATAATGGGGCATAGCAAGGAGTTTGTAAATACATTGCCGAACCAACTTAGAAACGCCTATTTTGCTTTCGATCATTTGCCACATTACAAGATTTCTTTCGCAAGTTTATTGCAAAATATGATACCTCCAATAGTCGAGACGGAATTGAAAAAATTACATCAACCAACCGCGTTGATTTTAGGAACAAACGACAATTTTTTATCACAGGAAAATGGGAGGAAAATTGTGGCTGTTATTCCCAACGGAACCTTTTATTCCATTGAGAATTCAGGGCATTTGCCATGGTTAGAAAATCTTCAAAAAGTTGCTGATATCATCTTGAATTTTTTAGCATAA
- a CDS encoding sensor histidine kinase encodes MFRILNKKIVFYYAILLTAIVNLPRLLVNNQHFTESRMLPFDWAEWFCSILLSFLYVLIVFYLSDKKLFVFYSNKARKETLRIVVVNVGLWLLFVFIGAIISRLFIHSKMFPMNGYVLRFTALLLLSIIALRIMAINYQTQEKEKEIQALRLVNTQKDLSLLKSQLSPHFLFNAFSSLSGVIYENPEKAQKYVVQLSQYFRYSLENKNENISNLEEELKAVENYCGILQMRLEDGFQYKIHIDKTQLYKAHLPHISLQPLIENAVKHNIATANNPLLVDIFDEGNCLIVKNNMQKKPFPESGTGTGLSNLAERYQLLFKKEIEVSNDGNYFTIKLPLV; translated from the coding sequence ATGTTTCGTATATTGAATAAAAAAATAGTTTTTTACTATGCCATTTTGTTGACGGCAATCGTCAATCTACCTAGACTTCTGGTCAATAACCAGCATTTTACGGAGAGCAGAATGCTTCCCTTTGACTGGGCAGAATGGTTCTGCAGCATTTTACTTAGTTTTTTGTACGTGCTAATTGTGTTTTATCTGAGTGATAAAAAATTGTTTGTTTTTTATAGTAACAAAGCTAGAAAAGAGACATTACGCATCGTAGTTGTGAATGTTGGATTGTGGTTGCTCTTTGTTTTTATTGGGGCAATTATTAGTAGGCTATTTATACATAGTAAGATGTTTCCGATGAATGGATATGTATTGAGATTTACAGCTTTACTATTGTTAAGTATCATCGCATTAAGGATTATGGCGATTAATTATCAAACACAGGAAAAAGAAAAGGAAATCCAAGCGTTGCGCCTCGTCAATACACAGAAAGATTTGTCCTTATTGAAATCTCAGCTTAGCCCTCACTTTCTTTTCAATGCATTTAGTAGTTTGTCTGGTGTTATTTATGAAAATCCTGAAAAAGCACAAAAATATGTAGTACAGTTATCCCAATATTTTCGTTATTCATTAGAAAATAAAAATGAGAATATATCCAATTTGGAAGAAGAATTAAAAGCCGTGGAAAACTATTGTGGTATTTTGCAAATGCGTTTAGAAGATGGTTTTCAATACAAAATTCATATAGACAAAACACAACTATATAAAGCTCATTTGCCACATATAAGCCTTCAGCCATTGATAGAAAACGCAGTAAAGCATAATATTGCCACGGCAAATAATCCTTTATTGGTGGATATTTTTGATGAAGGAAACTGTCTAATTGTAAAAAATAATATGCAAAAGAAACCTTTCCCTGAATCGGGCACAGGCACAGGACTTTCCAATCTGGCGGAACGCTACCAACTATTGTTTAAAAAGGAAATTGAGGTTTCAAATGATGGCAACTATTTCACTATAAAATTACCTTTAGTTTAG
- a CDS encoding LytR/AlgR family response regulator transcription factor, with translation MMHVLIIEDEPATARLLQSMLAQIESMHFYSVLDSVTAAIDWFNTNDNPLDLVFMDIRLSDGLSLEIFSKANITVPVIFVTAYEEYTLSAFKTTGIDYILKPFDKEELLKAVSKYKQLFQNTKPEVSNQLIDIDFLRKSLQSYKQAFLVSFRNKLLPLSVKSIAYITTVNEVSIAYVSKDKKYVLDNTLEELANLLDPKDFFRANRQFLINKTFVQDLDYYFNGRMVVNLTIPTTEKIIVSKAKVPELKKWMGL, from the coding sequence ATGATGCACGTTTTAATTATAGAAGACGAACCCGCTACTGCTAGGTTACTACAATCCATGCTGGCTCAAATAGAATCTATGCATTTTTATAGTGTGTTGGATAGTGTGACGGCTGCTATTGATTGGTTTAATACGAATGATAATCCGTTGGATTTGGTATTTATGGACATCCGTCTTTCTGATGGATTGTCCCTGGAGATTTTTTCAAAAGCAAATATTACAGTACCTGTTATTTTTGTCACGGCTTATGAGGAATACACGTTGTCTGCATTTAAAACGACGGGCATCGACTATATACTAAAGCCTTTTGACAAAGAGGAACTGCTAAAAGCTGTTAGTAAATACAAACAATTATTTCAGAATACAAAACCTGAAGTGTCCAATCAACTAATTGATATTGATTTTTTAAGAAAGTCACTACAGTCATATAAACAGGCATTTTTGGTGTCTTTTAGAAATAAATTGCTTCCATTGTCTGTTAAAAGTATTGCCTACATTACAACAGTGAATGAAGTCAGTATTGCCTACGTTTCAAAGGATAAAAAATATGTGTTAGACAACACGCTAGAAGAGTTGGCGAATTTGTTGGATCCCAAAGATTTCTTCCGTGCCAATCGCCAATTTTTAATCAACAAAACATTTGTGCAGGATTTAGATTATTATTTCAATGGTCGAATGGTTGTTAATCTTACTATACCCACCACTGAAAAAATCATTGTCAGCAAAGCCAAAGTCCCTGAATTGAAAAAATGGATGGGGTTGTAG
- a CDS encoding site-specific integrase — protein MEPRFYLSNKLNKQGRSTVMLYLYCHGKRITISTGKVIKPTNWNENAQRARGTSAETMEFNNYLQSFGASAVSKLTELIQNQEQDILVKFKQQIKQIEINNAEKVRIDLSEGGSLVQFMEKLIPTLNRTSGTLAQYLTTLKNLKSFQKNSYKRPVHFESIDMDFYNAYVSYCQIEKEYSVNTIGKEVKHIKFFMAEAEERELHSNFKFKSKRFKKTTEESFSVYLSEDQIKTLSVLNLENNPNDEVIRDLFVASCWLGLRVGNLLEITKSHIHGNIISIRSEKTSEFIDIPLHPIVKKTIIKYGGLLPNALTEWQVNRRIKDIVKMAGFTDNVAYSITKGGRKVSMTEPFYSLVTTHTARRSFATNMYKRGINIQTIMAITGHNSERTFMSYVKSKRINAVKEMEDIFRK, from the coding sequence ATGGAACCTCGTTTTTATCTAAGTAACAAACTCAACAAACAAGGACGATCAACAGTAATGCTCTATTTGTATTGTCATGGTAAAAGAATTACCATAAGTACCGGCAAGGTCATAAAACCAACAAATTGGAATGAGAATGCACAACGAGCGAGGGGGACCTCTGCGGAAACTATGGAGTTTAATAATTATCTACAATCCTTTGGTGCAAGTGCAGTTTCCAAATTAACAGAACTGATACAGAATCAGGAACAAGATATACTTGTAAAATTCAAGCAGCAAATAAAGCAAATTGAGATAAATAACGCTGAAAAAGTCCGAATCGATTTGTCTGAAGGTGGTAGTCTTGTACAATTCATGGAAAAATTAATTCCGACACTCAACCGCACATCTGGTACATTAGCACAATACCTTACAACCCTCAAAAATCTGAAATCCTTTCAAAAGAACAGTTATAAAAGACCTGTACATTTTGAAAGTATTGATATGGATTTTTATAATGCCTATGTTTCTTATTGTCAAATAGAAAAAGAGTATTCTGTTAATACAATAGGTAAAGAAGTAAAACATATCAAATTTTTTATGGCAGAGGCGGAAGAAAGAGAACTGCACTCAAATTTCAAGTTCAAAAGCAAGCGGTTCAAAAAAACTACAGAGGAAAGCTTCTCTGTTTATCTGTCAGAGGATCAGATAAAAACCTTGAGTGTTCTCAATTTAGAAAATAATCCAAATGATGAAGTCATTCGAGATCTGTTTGTTGCATCCTGTTGGCTTGGTTTGAGAGTCGGCAACTTGTTGGAAATAACTAAGAGCCATATTCATGGTAATATAATTTCCATCAGAAGTGAAAAGACCTCTGAATTTATCGATATTCCACTACATCCGATAGTAAAGAAAACTATTATCAAATATGGAGGTTTGTTACCCAATGCCCTCACCGAATGGCAAGTTAATCGAAGGATTAAGGATATCGTAAAGATGGCAGGTTTTACCGATAATGTTGCTTACTCAATCACTAAAGGAGGACGAAAAGTTTCCATGACTGAACCTTTTTATAGTCTTGTTACAACACATACAGCTAGAAGGAGTTTTGCAACAAATATGTATAAAAGAGGTATCAATATACAAACTATAATGGCCATCACAGGTCACAACTCTGAAAGAACCTTTATGTCTTATGTCAAATCCAAAAGAATTAATGCTGTAAAAGAAATGGAGGATATTTTTCGAAAGTAA
- a CDS encoding IS3 family transposase, which produces MATITNTIFGASGLFKSFASNTIGVLPSSVGILKSGGSWRNCVFSFNNMALTIEGAASRCWDNAPSESFFKTLKAELMYHENFRTKKEAESAIFDFIEIWYNRKRKHTFLNYQTPCEKEMDYLKQYA; this is translated from the coding sequence ATGGCAACTATTACAAATACAATTTTTGGTGCATCTGGACTTTTCAAGTCATTTGCATCCAATACAATAGGCGTTTTACCTTCTTCAGTAGGAATATTAAAAAGTGGAGGAAGCTGGAGGAATTGTGTATTTTCTTTCAACAATATGGCATTAACTATTGAAGGTGCTGCTTCGCGGTGTTGGGATAATGCACCCTCTGAAAGCTTTTTCAAAACATTAAAAGCAGAATTGATGTATCATGAAAACTTCAGAACAAAAAAAGAGGCAGAATCTGCTATCTTTGACTTTATTGAGATTTGGTACAATAGAAAAAGAAAACATACTTTCCTTAATTACCAAACTCCTTGTGAAAAAGAAATGGATTATTTAAAACAATATGCGTAA
- a CDS encoding IS3 family transposase, translating to MTFGAASRCWDNAPSESFFKTLKAELVYHENFRTKKEAESAIFDFIEIWYNRKRRHSFLNYQIPSKNELDFSSITNMLKFIVMNANSLNIQKH from the coding sequence ATTACCTTCGGTGCTGCTTCGCGGTGTTGGGATAATGCACCCTCTGAAAGCTTTTTCAAAACATTAAAAGCAGAATTGGTGTATCATGAAAATTTCAGAACAAAAAAAGAGGCAGAATCTGCTATCTTTGACTTTATTGAGATTTGGTACAATAGAAAAAGAAGACATTCTTTCCTTAATTACCAAATTCCTTCCAAAAACGAATTGGATTTTTCTTCAATTACAAATATGCTCAAGTTTATAGTTATGAATGCCAACTCTTTAAATATACAAAAACACTAA